In Gossypium raimondii isolate GPD5lz chromosome 12, ASM2569854v1, whole genome shotgun sequence, a single window of DNA contains:
- the LOC105764832 gene encoding probable purine permease 11, producing the protein MDESPFLKLKRWQWWLLVAINIYFLIAGQAAAVLLGRFYYDKGGNSKCMATLVQTAGFPVLCIPWFLLHPSREASTSSTSPSIKTLALLYFVLGVLVAGDNMLYSVGLLYLSASTYSLICATQLAFNAVFSYFLNSQKFTALILNSVVILSLSAALIAVNDDSDGPSGVPKGKFLIGFLCTLGASALYSLLLSFMQLSFQKVLKKETFSVVLEMQIYTSVVASCLSTIGLFASGEWKSLQHEMEVFGTGRVSYVLTLVWTAITWQVCAVGVVGLIFVVSSLFSNVISTLSLAVTPLAALVVFHDKKNGVKVIAMLLALCGFASYTYQNYIDDKKARRLQTHVREIQHTA; encoded by the coding sequence ATGGATGAATCACCATTTCTTAAACTGAAGCGGTGGCAATGGTGGCTTTTGGTGGCAATCAACATATACTTCCTCATTGCTGGCCAAGCTGCAGCAGTTCTTCTGGGGAGATTTTATTATGATAAAGGTGGAAACAGTAAATGCATGGCCACTCTTGTCCAAACTGCTGGCTTCCCAGTCCTTTGTATCCCTTGGTTTCTTCTTCACCCTTCTCGGGAAGCTTCGACTTCTTCCACTTCACCTTCCATCAAAACCCTTGCTCTGCTATATTTTGTTCTTGGTGTACTTGTTGCTGGTGACAATATGTTGTATTCTGTAGGGCTTTTGTACCTCTCAGCCTCTACTTATTCGCTCATTTGCGCAACTCAATTAGCTTTCAATGCAGTTTTTTCCTACTTCCTTAACTCACAGAAGTTCACTGCTTTGATTCTCAACTCAGTGGTCATCCTGTCATTGTCTGCTGCCTTAATTGCAGTGAATGATGATTCAGATGGGCCATCAGGAGTTCCCAAGGGGAAGTTCCTTATCGGCTTCCTCTGCACCCTTGGAGCTTCTGCCCTTTATTCCCTTTTGCTTTCCTTTATGCAACTTTCATTTCAGAAGGttttgaaaaaggaaacattTTCTGTCGTTTTGGAAATGCAAATCTATACATCAGTCGTTGCAAGCTGCCTATCGACTATCGGCCTCTTTGCAAGTGGTGAATGGAAGAGTTTGCAGCACGAGATGGAGGTATTTGGCACCGGAAGAGTTTCATACGTGCTTACATTGGTGTGGACTGCTATAACTTGGCAAGTATGTGCTGTTGGTGTTGTGGGGTTGATTTTTGTTGTGTCATCTCTCTTCTCCAATGTAATCAGCACTCTGTCTTTGGCTGTTACCCCACTAGCTGCACTGGTAGTTTTCCATGACAAGAAGAATGGTGTGAAGGTAATTGCCATGCTTTTGGCTCTTTGTGGTTTTGCTTCTTATacttatcaaaattatattGATGATAAGAAGGCAAGGAGGTTGCAGACCCATGTCCGGGAAATCCAGCATACTGCTTGA